The following DNA comes from Papaver somniferum cultivar HN1 chromosome 4, ASM357369v1, whole genome shotgun sequence.
aactttcactcaattcTCGATATAAAACAttattgaccgggaaaatgtatgtgcatgataaaatatttgtttgaaaattatgtttttttatcaaaatcatcataaaaaactctaaatcataaatctaaatttcgcctccgatgtttatagaatattttttatattttacatcatcaaatcatgcgacctctttATTACAAATCAATAATATCAAATTACGGATgaatatgtataggtttcattcactgggttagaaggtagagtagatacagatggatagatcacacaaagcagaacataactgagaatacttcaacaatttggtcaagaaataaagtcaaaaaattaagattaactttctataagactaattagatcggcttcgatagGAGCCTACTAaaatatgaattaataataatttccatgtAAGACAATTTtaaaacatagtttggctaactctgcctaAGTAACTAGTGGTCAAGATTTttccttcctcaattgctatgttatgtgaaaagaaggtgatatctaatattgaggtacaattcaaatatattagattcataccatttatAACTGGAtgccttgaaaaaaattgacgtgttgttgttattattacaggtaagggatacattgatcacacttgcgcaaatagctcacttcgcaaatgattggtattgcatgtactgtctagaatgcaacgatgaatttgaggaaacaagaCACCAGAAGCAGTGCCCgaagtattttggatatagtaacttagactcgatgtaatacttatgttctttttttttttttagtttttccacaatatatttgtttaagaaaaatgaacattgcaaatacataaaatcaacaaaaattagacagattGCGTTTGATAATAATGGCTACCGATGGTCCGGAAATggcaaaagaaaggaattgttgtagaagaattgttgggatatacgacggattacttgatacgaatgaaagaggtataactatttcgaatttgaaatcacataaagttcacagtagaagatgacatcaagtttgaagttagtaacaaacataatatggctaactaaaatgttaaaaacaaacaggatatataaacttagaaagctgtgggacttgaagaggccaattttgaaaactacaatcttagaaagcaacgatccacaaaaccataattttcttttataaatattcaacgtagaagatgtcaaTTTTTGTTAAACGATATATTGACAACCTATAAATTTTAAatcagggagtacaatatgtgttcaaggttctttatgaggtaatgtgtcgccatattgtattccaagtgaaggtaggagcatatggaagtgacaaaatgtccaagacttttgaagttaccaaagccttcgttaagacAAACTGCTaggcacaatactttgttgaagatttaattgtagaggtttgcatatatacaatccattcgaaaaggtaattggtatacattttaaacattgtcatctaattGGTGCTGAAAAATTACAgaaaaatcatgtcacattggagagtttgtatcatccgttcgatgcaaaaTAATATTATTCTATGCCTATTTTGAGGATTGAaaacatgaccatgatagatgagtcagctggaCCGAAATATgagcatggggagacttttatggacgatattgattagttgatgTCACTGAGATGAGAACTGTTaacgacatatttccaaaaaatatttaaacttccatgttcatgtagaacattatctcattataagcaatgaaccaaaataaaaagtgtttggaagttaagattatatttctttcgtttgagtAAACCTAcggcggtaaaatattaaaggaaaaaaacaacaaaaaaaagagaggaaaatcccaactatttttatgacaaacccatattaaatcatatgaagttgataagtattcgagacacaaattatacgatatattaaaaacgaaccaacatcatggcccgtgccgttacgacacgggttaagggctagtaattttaaaaagaaaatcgttttttttcattctttccatgacgttcctcgttcaattgaaaattattcttttctcatgttcttcttttcttccacaTTACTTTTAATTGAATAgatatcatcaaaatagggttcaaatggaagttacagtgctTTGTTCGGTTCGGACGCGTTTCACAAAAATCctattttcttaaccgaactaccTAAAAGGAATAACACGAAGAACAGTGCGGTTCAATAGGATTTTAAGTTAGGTTGCCAAACtgcgagttcggttggttcgaaattttttctaaaactagtaagtaaccgaactctacccataatacaaaaaaaaaaacaatgtaataaccgaactgtgttatttttcccattatgttgagttatgatttaaccgaactttgcctattctgttcggttcgttcgcaaaaattctaaaactatctagtaaccgaactctacccatattaaaaataaaataaaattctaatgtaaccgaactgtgctattttgcctactatgttgagtttcaatttaactgAAGTTGTCCCACTATATTCAGTTTtttcgcaaaaaatcttgacaaatcgaactcttcactaattgcatacatgtggagttccgTTAGATATCCTGTTGAGTTAAAGTTTTctaaccaaccgaacattactctataaatcctataaacaaagttcgggaACATGTCTGTttaccgaacgactaaaaacctccattaaagagcgagttcggtaacctgcgtgtttggaacaagtaactgaactacactttcagatgagttcggttacctgttcttcacataaggtaaccgaacaagcccaaatctactctaaaaatttacatttttttaaaaatttggagaaattcaaccaacattaagCATACTTggatacccaaatacccttcttCCGGTTAtggttagggctgcacaacgggtagggtgggtaggatatggcctatacccgtcactctacccgtttactggcggttaagaaaatctttacccgccaccctacccgccaaataatggatagggtaggatacgactAAAAAActagcgggtagggtagggttggcgggtatgggtagggtatgtgcactcctaggtaaggtgggtaggatatgacctataatcgccaccctacccgtttactggcgattaagaaaatctttacccgccaccctacccgccaaatagtggatagggtatgATACGGtcaaaaaactggcgggtagggtagggttgtcGGATATGGATAGGGTATGTGCTCCCCTAGttatggttggtaaaatccatcgtttttcatgttttccttcttcatcttctctaactttactctctcaataattctactctttaaaaaagaaaaatccatctgattttttaatctcattaattatctttaacttaatcatctcactaatcattacactaactaatcattacccaaaattaatcaagaaTATGGTTtatgtattaatataaatatttagatacggggtgacctaaatttacttctaaatgtcttactaaataGAACCAtgatccttcaaaaaaaaaaaaaaaaaaaaaaaaaaaaaaaaagataggacCCAAAAAGTCGTTCTACTGGAAAGACTAGAATCATATTCTGCACTAAAAATGTCATACCCAAAACTCACATTATCAAACTTTGTGAAATCACAATACGAATTTTTAGTGTACCGAATTCCACTTAATCGTGTCATCGGTTTCCGCTGACGCTGAAGTAACAGTGCAAATTTGTAAAGTTGAACTCAATCCATTGCCCCCCGCAGCAAGATTTCAAAAGGTTTAGATAAATAGTCTTTAGGTTTGCCGGAAAGTGGTTTAACAGGCACACCATTTTAAGATCTGTCGTCAAAACTGATAATCGGCGGCCAGGTTTAAATGCATATATAAGGTTAAAAATTTGTCCCAATTCTATGAAAGGGTCAATCACCAAACAAGGCGACATTTACGTGTTACCATTCAACTGTCGCAGTGAATAACTATTCACCTCCACCAGGACACGTGTTTTATATTTGACTACGTGTCAAACACCCACAGAATTATTCTTACAAGTGTCTCATTCTCACGCTGCAAATAAATCTCTCCACCATGCAGGGATATGTCACAAAAACAAACCCAGACTCGATAATGTCGAACAGAATAAAATAATCAAAACCATTTATAAACAAATCAAATTTCTAACACCTTGAAGTTCTTGAGAGTTGAAAGAAGAGATTAATCATGTCTGGATTATCATTAGCAGTAGGTCCAAGAACAGATCCAACAAAAGATGAAGTTATAGCGGCGCCACCATCCTCAACGAAATACAAAGCAGCAATGGCACAACCACAAAACCAGCAACAAGCAGTTGTAGGTGGAGTAATGGGATCGTTAAGAGTAATCGAATTACAGTTGGTAGCATTCATAATGGTCTTCTCAGCAAGTGGATTAGTCCCACTGATAGATCTCATTTTCCCTGCTTTCGCATCAGCATATCTGTTGCTACTATCACGTCTAGCATTTCCTTCTCATGGAAATAACAATACAGGGACGTTTTCAGGGTCATCATCAAGAGAAATCTTCGAAGGAAGTAAACTGATGATGTTTAGGTTGTATGTCATGGTTGGTACAACTATTGGCATGTTCTTGCCGTTGGCTTATGTTTTAGGTGGTTTTGCTAGAGGTGATGACCATGCACTGCGTTGTGCTACTCCTTCGTTGTTTTTGTTGTCATGTCAGATACTGACTGAGAATATTATAAGTGGGTTTTCTTTGTTTTCTCCGCCTATTAGAGCTTTGGTTCCGCTGTTGTATACCGttagaaggatttttgttatcaCTGATTGGATTCAAGATGTCTGGGTTAACAAGACTCTGCCTGTTAACGCTCAAATGACGGTGTGCATGCTCTCTCTTTGCCTCGCATTAATGCTTTTAGATCTATATAAATTGCTTTTGTTCTGGTATACTATTGTTAAGCTTGTGCTCATGCATGCATAATCCCCCACCCCGGATGCAAGTGGGATTTGAAGCGCACGGCTCTGACCTTGAATGATTTCTGGCTGCAGGATGTGGCATGGTATTGGTTTGGAAAGTGCTTAGCGGTAGCAAATTTGGTGTATTTCTCAATCAATCTATTCGGATTTCTGCTTCCTCGATTTCTACCAAGATCATTTGAGATGTATTTTAGACAACGGGATGAGATCCACTGGAAGTTATCTGAAGACAAGGCAAAAACATCATCAGCGACTAATCAAACCAAGAAAGGTGATTAGTAGTGTGGCGAGGGGTACGATGAAGTAATGATCGGTGTCTTGTTATTGTAGCACCGAAGTTGCATTGAATAAGCAACAACTTTTGGCTGTGATTACATGGTTGTTGGCTTTGTGCTCTATAAATATGTGGTGATGCACGAATTCCTCGACGgcttcttttttgtgtttatgtGGATACTAGTCATTTTCATCTCTTGTTTGTTGTGACGTCTTTTTTTCATGCTTCCAAGAAAAAAATCGATGTTTCAAAAGTGGTCGTGTGGGCAATGGCCATGACTGGTGAGTATCATGAAAAAAATGGTTGTCGCCTTTAATAaaaaggctattattggggcctCCCACTCCAATAGGGGGTTtcacttagattttttttttttttttgcacatccTATGGGATATCTTAACACATATACTAAATGTCTAGATTACTAAATGTCTAGATTATcctttaattaaaataaaaagacattaaaaatattaaatgtctagattaccttttaattaaaataaaaatacttaAATTTCTAGTGTGTGGGGTGGCCCTCAACTGTAAGACATCGGAAATCAAAAAAGacattaaaaatttaaaaaagacattaaaaataattaaaaatagtcaggatgtaaccgATTTCGTTCtactcattttcaaatattttttttttatttttaatttatatcagaatattttttttattttcaatttatttcaggatgtattcaatttttttttatttttaatttacatcagaatgtatttaatatttttttatttttaaatttgtgtttggatgaattcagtttcatctttatttttttttctcggtatcaattttatccataataattttttttccctgtTCCATTTGAACCATAATATTTAgataaatgatccattttccgttttTTCTAACGTCATTTTTGAAATCTCAAATGAACTTTGAGATCATTTTCCCATCAACTCCAGTTATGTTCTGACTGCAGGTCCTAACGGTCACGGCACAAGACCGGGGCCATTAACATGACACTTTCAGTTGACTAATAATTTTTTGATGACGTTGACCCCCCGTGGTTACGTGTGAGACTGTGAGGATTGAAAGCTAATTAGCAGTACTCCCCATCAGAAACTCCTCCCGAGGAAGAAGGCTGTCTAAAACCAGAGTCCCCTCCCCAAAATTTTGGTGCTTGGAAAATCATTCCATGTTCTTGCCATTTCGGCCGTGATCACACGAGATTTTGGTAATTCTCAACCCTTGATCCCATAATCCTTTCaggctataattttcattttattcCTTTAGTATGTTTAAGTTGCTTATTTTATGTTTAATGAATTTCTTCAGTCTGTATGTGATTGAAACCCCTATccaagtttttctttttcctattttATCTTCAATCATCCATATATTTCTGATTTGTCCGCTGCTGAAATGCTGTTCTAGTTATAATGGTGCATCCGGACAGTTAGTAATGTTTTTAGGAATTTGAGTAATACACACACATAAAATGTTTGATGAAATTCAAAATCCATATTGTCATTTTCTTGGAGTGTGATTATCAAAACTCAAGGGATAGCTTGAAATAGGTTTGAAAAAACTGGAGGTTCTAATGTTTTTTTAATTCGACCGGGACTGATGTTAGTTCACTGAAGTTCATATGTTCAAATGTTGTGGTTGCTTGTTCAAATATTTTGGCTATTCAGCATGTCAGCTCGAAATTCTAATTCCAGCATTTCTCATAAAGTACCAAAAATGACATTGCAAAGAAACCCGCGTCTCGTAACAAGCACAACCTATATTTCTCGGAAGACTTAGTGAGTCTGGTAATGTTAAGTAGCTTTATTGGTTTGCAAAGTGAATGATAGAATTTCCCTGGCAAGTAATAAAGGAATGTAGAACATACACAGAAAAAAGATTATAACTCCTAATAATTGTGATTAGTAAAGTTGTTAGGCAGGTATAGAACTCTTATCAATGGTGTCCTGTATATGCAACTAGGTAAGTAAACTGAGTATCTTACAGGAGTGATAGTGTAATTGAACTATGTTGCGTTGAGTAACTGCAGGGTTCAAGTCATGTATAAATTTGTTACGAGTGGAATCACATAGTGGGTTGTAGGAGTGGCATAGGAAGTTGCAGGTCCCAAGAGAATGTCAATTTGGCAGGTTCTTGTGATGTTGGCAGATAAAGCTCTTTAGACTTGTTAATCCCTCCATACTACTACTTGGTTAAGTAATCTATAGATAAGGCACTGTGTATCTTAACTGTTTCTGCATGTTCTAACACGTCTTATTAACTCTTTATCATCCCATGTCTCTTCTTATTAATTTGGACCTGTAAGCAATTTATTTTGAGGCAGATAAGGCAGCATATATATGCGGCACTATAGCAACTGTTGCACCTGCTGACCTGTGTGTACCATTGCGACCATCAACTGGAAGATCAACCAAGAGTTAGTGTATCCTGTTACAATGAGCAGTATAGGGCCAGAAGTTGTTCACATTGTCTCAAAATGCACGGTAAAGCCACAATGCATCATAAAAGAAACACCAAAGGAATTCAATTTGACACCCTGGGATCTTTCTTTTCTCTCTGCACAACCAATACAGAAGGGTCTTCTTTTTGCTAAAACCCCATCTTTGTCTGATGGCGAAAATCCAATAAACTCCATGATCAAAATTATTGAACAACTCAAGAACTCACTATCTCTTATACTCGGTCACTTCTATCCACTCTCTGGTCGCTTATCGACTAGAAAACAAGACGATCCACCTTCATATACAATTTTCTTAGACTGCGGTGACTCACAAGGAGCTGAGTTCATCTATGCTATTGCGGAAAATGTCACAGTTGCAAATATTCTAAACCCACTTAATGTACCACCAATAGTGAGATCTTTCTTTGCTTTAAATGGTTCCATAAACCATGATGGTCACACCGAGCCTTTGCTTGCCATACAGGTAACAGAGCTTGATGATGGGTATTTCGTTGGTTGTTCTTTTAACCATGTTGTAGGTGATGGCACCTCTTTCTGGCATTTTTTTAGTACATGGGCAGAAATTTGTAGAACAAAAGGAAATGTCGAGTCCATTTCACCCCTCCCTCCTATTACTAAACGCTGGTTTTCTGAAGAGGAACAGCAACAAGAAGTTTACACTGGCTTCAACCTTCCATTTTCTCACCATGATGAGTTTATTGAGCGAAGCATTGCATCATCACCACTCAGCAAGAGGATTTTTCATTTCTCAGCTCAATCAATCGCTCAGCTCAAAAGTAAAGCAAATAGCGAGGCCTGCACCAACAAGATCTCTTCATTACAAGCCTTGAGTGCGCTAGTCTGGAGGTCAGTGACACGGGTACTTGGTGTGCATGAAGAGCAAGAAACAGCCTGCAGGTTGCTCGTTAATGATAGGTTAAGATTAAGCCCACCTTTGTCCATCGACTACTTTGGATGTTGTGCAGGGGGAGTGACGGGTATAACAACGTCAAGAGAGCTACTTCGCCATGAGCTTGGATGGGCAGCTTGGTTGTTGCATGAGGCTGTAGCTAGTCGAAGTGATGATAAAGTGCGTCAGTGGCTAAATAATTGGCAAAAAAATCCCTCATCTCTCCCAGTTAGACGTGTCCCTGGTCAGCCGTTGGTGTCAATTGGTAGTTCGCCGAGGTTTGATATGTATGGGTGCGAATTTGGCTGGGGAAAGGCAATAGCTGTTCGTAGTGGGGCATCTGTgaataggcctgtcaatatttgtccgatatccggtatccgtttccgagtattcgagatcctataggattttattcgttttatcggatatcggatatcagatcggatattttatcAGATATtccttccttaacatatcggaaacggattagaccccatccgaaatgttaatatccgatatccgatagtataggaacttatttgtaatttatcttaatttcgagtctagtatcggatattatcggatattgtcggataaatatcccataagtgtcaattatgaaaatgttttacaggggtttttaagcttttttgttataaccggatactatcggatatttatcggatatccgacagcttagcctatcggaatcgatatctgattttgatatcctgtaggatattatcggatatcgaatatccggtagtgcttaacatgtcggatatcggatttctaaatatccgacggatattcttccattgacatgcCTATCTGTGAATCATAGTGGAAACGTATGGTTGTACCCAGGTTGTGAAGGTGGAGGGAGTGTGGATTTAGAACTATGTCTTCCACAGGAGACTATGTCTGCACTCGAGTCCGATGAAGAATTCACAAGCTCACTTTGAAAGTCTGCCGTTGCATCACACGGAGAATTTGTGAGTTCGTCTTTCTCTCTCTGTTCCGTTATAAGGGTGTGAATCTAGTTATAGTATCAAAAAGCACCAAACAATATCAAAGCAGTAATAGAAAACTTTTCTCAGTTTCTCACTTTTATAAACTCTGGCATCCCAAGAGAAGTGTCTTATGCCCTGTGTGTTCGAGCTGTGTCGTTCAACATGCACAAAGCGTCTAACCGCACCCCTTAACTTCTTTACAAATCCAGCATGCATATCTTCTCAATAGGTATATTGAGGATGATGTTATTTGGGAGCTTGTAATTGTTTCTTTGATTATATGCTAAACTTTCTTTCTGTGTGTTTTATCGGCCTTTCCGCTCTCCGTTTGCTGCACATCCGTTTGCTATTTTCTACTATATTTTCTTT
Coding sequences within:
- the LOC113271638 gene encoding protein ENHANCED PSEUDOMONAS SUSCEPTIBILTY 1-like codes for the protein MSSIGPEVVHIVSKCTVKPQCIIKETPKEFNLTPWDLSFLSAQPIQKGLLFAKTPSLSDGENPINSMIKIIEQLKNSLSLILGHFYPLSGRLSTRKQDDPPSYTIFLDCGDSQGAEFIYAIAENVTVANILNPLNVPPIVRSFFALNGSINHDGHTEPLLAIQVTELDDGYFVGCSFNHVVGDGTSFWHFFSTWAEICRTKGNVESISPLPPITKRWFSEEEQQQEVYTGFNLPFSHHDEFIERSIASSPLSKRIFHFSAQSIAQLKSKANSEACTNKISSLQALSALVWRSVTRVLGVHEEQETACRLLVNDRLRLSPPLSIDYFGCCAGGVTGITTSRELLRHELGWAAWLLHEAVASRSDDKVRQWLNNWQKNPSSLPVRRVPGQPLVSIGSSPRFDMYGCEFGWGKAIAVRSGASVNRPVNICPISGIRFRVFEIL
- the LOC113274382 gene encoding uncharacterized protein LOC113274382; its protein translation is MSGLSLAVGPRTDPTKDEVIAAPPSSTKYKAAMAQPQNQQQAVVGGVMGSLRVIELQLVAFIMVFSASGLVPLIDLIFPAFASAYLLLLSRLAFPSHGNNNTGTFSGSSSREIFEGSKLMMFRLYVMVGTTIGMFLPLAYVLGGFARGDDHALRCATPSLFLLSCQILTENIISGFSLFSPPIRALVPLLYTVRRIFVITDWIQDVWVNKTLPVNAQMTDVAWYWFGKCLAVANLVYFSINLFGFLLPRFLPRSFEMYFRQRDEIHWKLSEDKAKTSSATNQTKKGD